From a region of the bacterium genome:
- a CDS encoding polyphosphate kinase 2 family protein, with protein sequence MDTELRTYRVPLDGKVSLSEYATDDTGEFGRTAKGREKAEQQGAELKEKIADLQERLYAEAKQTLLIVLQGMDAGGKDGTIKHVMSSVNPQGCDVTSFKVPSSLEQAHDFLWRVHNAVPPHGFIGIFNRSHYEDVLVTRVHGLVDDDLAKRRFRQINDFERMLSENGVTLVKLFLHISRDEQKRRLEARLHDAKKNWKFNPGDLAERKLWKEYMRMYEDALEHTNKDGARWWIVPSDVKWYRNYVVAMIVARALKKMDPQFPPPPAGVDLSSIVIE encoded by the coding sequence GTGGATACTGAACTTCGAACCTATCGTGTGCCGCTGGACGGCAAGGTCAGTCTGTCCGAATATGCGACAGATGACACAGGCGAATTTGGACGGACGGCGAAAGGGCGCGAGAAGGCGGAGCAACAGGGCGCGGAGCTGAAGGAGAAGATCGCCGACTTGCAGGAGCGGCTGTATGCCGAGGCGAAACAGACGCTGCTAATTGTGTTGCAGGGGATGGATGCCGGGGGCAAGGACGGCACGATCAAGCATGTGATGTCGAGCGTCAATCCGCAGGGGTGCGACGTGACATCCTTCAAGGTGCCGTCGTCGCTGGAACAGGCGCACGATTTTCTGTGGCGCGTTCACAACGCGGTGCCGCCGCACGGGTTTATCGGCATTTTCAACCGTTCGCACTATGAAGATGTGCTGGTGACGCGCGTGCATGGGCTGGTGGACGATGACCTGGCGAAACGCCGCTTCCGGCAAATCAACGATTTCGAGCGGATGCTCTCCGAGAACGGCGTGACGCTGGTGAAGCTGTTTCTGCACATCTCACGCGACGAGCAGAAGCGGCGGTTGGAAGCGCGGCTGCACGATGCGAAGAAGAACTGGAAATTCAATCCGGGCGACCTCGCCGAGCGCAAACTCTGGAAAGAGTACATGCGGATGTACGAGGACGCGCTGGAGCACACGAACAAGGACGGTGCGCGCTGGTGGATTGTGCCGTCGGACGTGAAGTGGTACCGCAACTATGTGGTGGCGATGATTGTCGCCCGCGCGCTCAAAAAGATGGACCCGCAGTTCCCGCCGCCGCCGGCGGGAGTGGACCTGTCTTCGATTGTCATCGAATGA
- a CDS encoding nucleotidyltransferase domain-containing protein, protein MEPRIAIDQEKIKTFCEKWKVVEFSLFGSVLTDEFRPDSDVDVIVEFAEDTHWTLFDMVDMEDELRVIFGRDVDLLTRSSVVRSENYLMRKSILSNVRTVYAA, encoded by the coding sequence ATGGAACCGCGCATTGCCATAGATCAGGAGAAGATCAAGACCTTCTGCGAGAAGTGGAAGGTGGTAGAGTTCTCGCTCTTCGGCTCGGTGCTTACGGATGAATTCAGGCCGGACAGTGACGTGGATGTGATAGTGGAGTTTGCAGAGGACACTCACTGGACTCTGTTCGATATGGTAGATATGGAGGACGAATTACGTGTTATCTTTGGTAGAGACGTAGATCTTTTGACGCGTAGCAGTGTTGTTCGCAGCGAAAACTACTTGATGCGAAAGAGCATCTTGTCCAATGTGAGGACAGTTTATGCCGCGTGA
- a CDS encoding HepT-like ribonuclease domain-containing protein produces the protein MPRDETYLLYMLLAARRVVRSTSQVSRAEFDSNVEKMDSVVLQIGNIGEAASHISSEYCNLHPMIPWGEIIGMRHRVFHGYEVIDWNKVWDTATISVPKLIPMIEPLVPPEEET, from the coding sequence ATGCCGCGTGACGAGACGTATCTCCTTTATATGCTTTTGGCAGCTCGTCGAGTTGTCAGATCAACGTCGCAAGTCTCCCGTGCCGAGTTTGATTCGAACGTTGAGAAGATGGATTCGGTAGTTCTCCAAATAGGAAACATTGGCGAGGCTGCAAGCCATATCAGCAGCGAATATTGCAATCTTCATCCGATGATTCCGTGGGGAGAAATCATCGGCATGCGGCACAGGGTATTTCACGGCTATGAGGTCATAGACTGGAATAAGGTGTGGGACACAGCCACCATCTCTGTGCCGAAATTGATTCCGATGATTGAACCGCTGGTGCCACCGGAAGAAGAGACATAA
- a CDS encoding thymidine kinase, whose product MHPSPRNTGWIEIICGPMFSGKTEELIRRLTRAKIAKQAVEIFKPRIDTRYAKTEIVSHSRLSIPTALIDSPWEILDLAKNAEVVGIDEAQFLGLDLVPVVQQLADAGKRVICAGLDTDYRGVPFEPIPQLLCIAEYIDKTLAICVRCGNPAKHTQRIIESSERVLVGEYESYEPRCRKCFVPPQPAPPPVEQLTLPDVRKP is encoded by the coding sequence ATGCATCCTTCACCACGTAATACCGGTTGGATAGAAATTATTTGCGGGCCGATGTTCTCGGGGAAGACCGAGGAGTTGATCCGTAGATTGACGCGGGCGAAAATCGCCAAGCAGGCGGTGGAGATTTTCAAGCCGCGGATCGACACGCGCTATGCCAAAACGGAAATCGTCAGCCACAGCAGGCTTTCGATTCCCACCGCGCTGATTGACTCACCGTGGGAAATTCTGGACCTTGCCAAAAACGCCGAGGTGGTGGGGATCGACGAAGCGCAGTTCTTAGGGCTGGATCTGGTGCCTGTGGTGCAGCAGCTTGCCGACGCGGGCAAGCGGGTGATCTGCGCGGGGTTGGATACGGACTATCGCGGCGTGCCTTTCGAACCGATTCCGCAGCTTCTGTGCATCGCCGAATACATCGACAAGACGCTGGCGATCTGCGTGCGCTGCGGCAATCCGGCCAAGCACACGCAGCGGATTATCGAAAGTTCGGAGCGCGTGCTGGTGGGCGAATACGAATCCTACGAGCCGCGCTGCCGCAAGTGTTTCGTGCCGCCGCAACCCGCGCCGCCTCCGGTGGAGCAGTTGACACTGCCCGATGTAAGAAAGCCATAG
- a CDS encoding nucleoside transporter C-terminal domain-containing protein, producing the protein MEQLLSFVCIPVLMCIAWLMSDDKRLFPWRVVLWGTGLQFVFALIILWSSWGRSAFEWLGMVMTNFLGFAQNGAEFLFGNLVKPEYTQTFGFQFAFAILPTIIFFAAVMGVGYHLGIMQRVVKGVAWVMAKSMRTSGAESLSCAANIFLGQTEAPFLIRPFISSLTRSELNAVMVGGFATIAGGVMAGYIALGIPAKHLLAASVMSAPAALVFAKIIVPEREKPMTAGQVRLPEMPRNANVIDAAAVGAMDGLKLAVNVGAMLLAFIALIAVVNWALSYSSDQLNVLGFSYFPSSLKQIFSVVFWPIAFLLGVPLKECMDFGYLLGTQMSVNEFVAFVDLSNMIKAGTLSPRAIALASYALCGFANFSSVAIQIGGISGLAPDRRRDLAQLGLRAMIAGNLASYQTAAIAGILIK; encoded by the coding sequence ATGGAACAACTTCTTTCCTTTGTCTGCATTCCGGTGTTGATGTGCATTGCCTGGCTGATGTCCGATGACAAGCGATTGTTCCCGTGGCGGGTGGTGCTGTGGGGGACGGGGCTGCAATTCGTGTTCGCGCTGATCATTCTCTGGTCGTCGTGGGGGCGGAGCGCATTCGAGTGGCTGGGGATGGTGATGACGAATTTCCTCGGCTTTGCGCAGAACGGGGCGGAGTTTCTGTTCGGCAATCTGGTGAAGCCGGAGTACACACAAACCTTCGGCTTTCAGTTCGCGTTTGCGATTCTGCCGACGATCATCTTCTTTGCGGCGGTGATGGGGGTGGGGTACCATCTGGGGATCATGCAGCGGGTGGTGAAAGGCGTGGCGTGGGTAATGGCCAAGAGCATGCGGACCTCAGGGGCGGAATCGCTCTCCTGTGCGGCGAACATTTTTCTGGGGCAGACCGAAGCGCCGTTTCTGATCCGGCCCTTTATCTCGAGCCTGACGCGGAGCGAACTCAACGCGGTGATGGTGGGCGGATTTGCCACGATTGCCGGCGGCGTGATGGCGGGGTACATCGCGCTGGGCATTCCGGCCAAGCATCTGCTGGCGGCGTCGGTGATGAGCGCGCCCGCGGCACTGGTGTTTGCCAAGATTATAGTGCCCGAGCGGGAGAAGCCGATGACGGCGGGACAGGTGCGGCTGCCGGAAATGCCGCGCAACGCCAATGTGATTGACGCGGCGGCGGTGGGCGCGATGGACGGTCTGAAGCTGGCGGTGAATGTGGGCGCGATGCTGCTGGCATTTATCGCGCTGATTGCCGTAGTGAACTGGGCGCTCAGCTATTCCAGCGATCAGCTCAATGTGCTGGGCTTCTCCTATTTTCCGTCCAGTCTGAAACAGATTTTTTCGGTGGTCTTCTGGCCGATTGCCTTTTTGCTGGGTGTGCCGCTGAAGGAGTGCATGGATTTCGGCTATCTGCTGGGGACGCAGATGTCGGTCAATGAGTTTGTGGCGTTTGTGGATCTGTCGAATATGATCAAGGCGGGCACGCTTTCGCCGCGGGCAATTGCCCTGGCATCATACGCGCTGTGCGGTTTTGCCAACTTTTCGTCGGTGGCGATTCAGATCGGCGGGATTTCCGGGCTGGCTCCGGACCGCCGCCGGGATTTGGCGCAATTAGGTTTGCGCGCGATGATCGCGGGGAATCTCGCCAGTTACCAGACGGCGGCGATTGCCGGAATATTGATAAAGTAA